gttcattaaagatttggagctgaaatcatgtgaagagcagcttggaatcaaaggaattcatcaaaggtatgtagtCATGAAACtctcttttgaaatttattgtttagcatgcttttagaactcaaattaaatgtaattagagtgtttattgattttgattgcttccgttgcatgttagtttactctatcatttATATGGTCAGAAGGTGTTGGACTGGGGGTTGGTAGGGGAAGTAGGTTGATGGCGTATGAGAGCGGTGGCCCTCTGTAGAAGCTGGTGGTGGCAAGGATTGAAAATTAGGGTTaaggtttcttattttattttatttacttgtgCTCTGATACACATATATTTttggagaaaatattatattgttTCTTATTCCACTAGTGACCCGATAATGGGCAAATATATTACGAGAGAAATTCTAAGGGAACTAAATATAGAAGGAAAGAGCATCtgaaatgataattaaaataacaactAAGACaactattttatatataaatctatctaaccaaataaaattaggtctaaaattaaacttaaggattaaaaagttatttttctcttaaatttattattgattagaaaaaaaatctcttttaaCTATGGTTAAATTACTCGTACATATTTTAACTTCATTTCATTAATGAAATCGGTtagttttagtatttttttttaataatgttcAAGCATTTTTAATCAATAAACTCTCTAATTAGACCTTTTACAATCCACCCTCCTATTGATCATGTACCACACAACACTTGTGATACATGAAGgtaagaaaaggaaaatcatGAGGCATTTGATGTATCAAAGTAGGTAGCTCCAAAGAATCTCAAATGCATGACTtcctaattaaatataaaataacttatatatatacacacatcattttattaattatatgcaaTTTAATCAATAATCCTCCTTTAAAATAGAAAACTTTCCTCTCATATCACCTCTTCCTCTAATTCTCAAACTCTTAAATTTTGGGAGTTTCCAACTAGATGAGATGATTAAACTCCTCGATTTTCATTCTAAAATAATGTTTTATTAACAAGTTTTAAATAAAacgatatattttttttttccattttataatcCTAGACTTTGAAACGATAAATAATTAAGTGAGATGAATTTGAATGAAAGTTCAAGAATgaagtaaaatcaaaatttgaaaagtttgaaaGACCAAAACTATAATTAAACGTCATGGAAAGTGGGATTTAGTGTGATGGTTTATATGGATGATCTTACGAAGAATATAAATATGGAAGGAGGTAGTGAGAAGAAGGTGAGTGGTTTGGTTGTGGATGATGAGGCAGTGAATAGACAAATTCACATGTCTCTGcttaaaaaattgaatgttGAAGCTGAGGCAGCTGAAAATGGAAAGGAAGCAGTGGAGGCTTTCCAAGGTGGGGCTTCTTTTGATCTTGTTCTTATGGACTTGGAAATGCCTGCCATGGATGGACTTCAGGTACAATTCTCATTGCCATAAACCATTTCtacgttattattattattttttttttttttttattttaggtctcatttgataacaattttccaatcatttcgtttttttaaaattatgtttgtttatgatattttggtaatctttttatatttcttaaaaACACGTTTGAAATATTCCTagctaaattttagaaataaaataagaaagttATCGGTAGAAATAACGATTGTAAGCTTATTTCTTGAAAtcaaaaaacgaaaaataaaagTAATCGTCAAACATTACTTTCGTATATTGTTAATTGTTTACTATGGTTTCAACatcttttaaataaatatttgaactcATAGtcaaaaaaaattagaaaaaaagttttaaaaaactatataaGTTAGAGTTCGTTTgttaacaattttgtttttattttttatttttgaaaattaagcatattttcttataatttcttaaaatgatttgtttctttttaaagtacAAGAATTAAATTCTTAGCcgaatttcaataacaaaaacaaacttttaaaactattcttttaggttttaaaatttaacttagTTTTTTTGAAAGTATGAGTAAAAGGTAGATACAAATCAAAAAATTTAATGGTGTAAGAAGTATTTAtcgacttaattttcaaaaaaaaaaaaataataaatgattaTCATGTccttaat
This DNA window, taken from Benincasa hispida cultivar B227 chromosome 6, ASM972705v1, whole genome shotgun sequence, encodes the following:
- the LOC120079190 gene encoding two-component response regulator 24-like; the encoded protein is MVYMDDLTKNINMEGGSEKKVSGLVVDDEAVNRQIHMSLLKKLNVEAEAAENGKEAVEAFQGGASFDLVLMDLEMPAMDGLQATKELRRMGVKSKIIGVTGHGPTSEKKAAFMEAGLDHCFMKPLTIESLQTLLQ